From Vigna unguiculata cultivar IT97K-499-35 chromosome 5, ASM411807v1, whole genome shotgun sequence, the proteins below share one genomic window:
- the LOC114183156 gene encoding 40S ribosomal protein S5, with protein MAEIHEPGVVADPTQIDVKLFNRWSFDDVQVNDISLADYIGVVASKHATYVPHTAGRYSVKRFRKAQCPIVERLTNSLMMHGRNNGKKLMAVRIIKHAMEIIHLLTDLNPIQVIVDAVINSGPREDATRIGSAGVVRRQAVDISPLRRVNQAIYLLTTGAREAAFRNIKTIAECLADELINAAKGSSNSYAIKKKDEIERVAKANR; from the exons ATGGCCGAAATCCACGAACCTGGTGTTGTCGCAGATCCCACCCAGATCGATGTCAAGCTTTTCAACCGCTGGAGCTTCGATGATGTTCAG GTTAATGACATTTCTCTGGCCGATTACATCGGAGTGGTGGCATCCAAGCATGCCACCTATGTTCCTCACACTGCCGGTAGGTACTCTGTGAAGCGGTTCAGGAAGGCCCAGTGCCCCATTGTTGAGAGGCTCACCAACTCTCTCATGATGCACGGCAGAAACAATGGCAAGAAACTTATGGCTGTTCGGATCATCAAACATGCTATGGAAATTATTCATTTGTTGACTGACCTGAACCCCATTCAGGTTATTGTTGATGCTGTCATCAACAG TGGTCCCCgtgaagatgcaacaagaattGGTTCTGCTGGAGTTGTAAGGAGGCAGGCTGTGGATATCTCACCCCTTCGCCGAGTTAATCAGGCTATCTATCTTTTAACAACTGGTGCACGTGAAGCTGCATTCAGAAATATCAAAACTATTGCCGAATGCTTGGCTGATGAACTTATTAATGCAGCCAAAGGGTCATCCAACAG TTATGCTATcaagaaaaaagatgaaattgagA